The sequence GCTCCAGTCCAGTTCCTTGTGTTTCAATGCAGCTTCTTTAGACTGCCATAGGTATTTTCCTGCTAAGGGGAGGGATGTGTGAGTGCTGTGGGAAGAACATGGATGGGTGCTCTGGTGAAGGGAGCTTTGCATGAAGAAGTGCTTCGTAAGTCTTGTATGCTTAGATTAGGGCCATGTCCTATGGATTTTATGTAGTTAGGACTGTGTCCTATGGATTTTATGTAGTTAATTGtatattaatatttctgtgGTCCAAGGACGCCGTCAGCATGGTATTAAAGCATTACATTCTGTACTGACAAGTTTGGCAAGTATGTATAGGACTGCATATGGACTCAGAGAAAAGCTTGCTTCCTACTGCCTTGACTTTAGAACCTGTTCTCTCTCTAAGTAGGGTACaactcataaaataaaatgcacataTATGTATGCAATAATACAGCATTATTATTTTGCTAGCATTcaaaactcattttttaaaattttgtgtcCATCAAAAGTACTAAAAATTAACCCTGGAAGATTACTTATAGAAGCAAGATCAACTATTAAGGCATTATTAGTATTCTGTGATGGTGCCAGTAAGAATTTCCACCTTAATGGTCATCACACATGCTTTATTGAACTGCTTGATGAGCTTCCAGCTTTAAGTTGAAGCCTATTTCAATGCTGAGCAAACTCACACTGACACATTAtatttttctcccccctccccaccttgTTTACCAGGATGGTACGAAGCAGAAGCGAGAAAGGAAGAAGACTGTGTCGTTCAGCAGCATGCCCACGGAGAAGAAGATCAGCAGCGCCAGCGACTGCATCAACGCCATGGTGGAAGGCTCCGAGCTCAAGAAGGTCCGATCCAACTCCAGGGTGTACCACCGCTACTTCCTCCTGGATGCTGATATGCAGTCTCTACGCTGGGAACCTTCCAAAAAGGATTCTGAGAAAGCAAAGATTGATATCAAGTCAATCAAAGAAgtaagaacaggaaaaaatacgGATATTTTTCGCAGCAATGGAATATATGACCAGATATCGGAAGATTGTGCGTTTTCAATTATATATGGAGAAAATTATGAGTCACTAGATCTGGTTGCTAACTCAGCGGATGTTGCAAATATTTGGGTTACTGGCTTGAGATACCTGATTTCTTATGGAAAACATACTCTAGATATGTTAGGAACTACTCAAGATAACATGCGGACTTCGTGGCTTTCACAAATGTTCAGTGAATCAGATGTAGATAATTTGGGACACATACCCCTATGTAATGCTGTACAATTTATAAAAGACTTAAACCCTGGTTTGAAAACtaataaaattgaattaaaattcaAGGAGTTACATAGATCCAGGGAAAAAGCTGGTACTGAAGTAACAAAAGAAGAATTTATTGAAGTTTTTCATGAGCTTTGTACCAGACCTGAAATCTATTTCCTGTTAGTTCAGTTTTCAAGCAATAAAGAATTTCTAGATACCAAGGACCTCATGATGTTtttggaagcagagcagggtATGGCACAAGTCACAGAAGAAATAAGCCttgaaattattcagaaataCGAGCCAGCCAAAGAGGGCCAGGAAAAGGGTTGTCTTTCTATAGATGGGTTTACGAATTACCTTACTTCACCAGACTGCCACATATTTGATCCAGAGCATAAAAAAGTTTGTCAAGATATGAAACAGCCTTTATctcattattttataaattcatCTCATAATACATACTTGATAGAGGATCAGTTTCGAGGGCCTTCTGACATCACGGGTTACATTCGTGCTCTAAAAATGGGTTGTCGAAGTGTTGAACTGGACGTATGGGATGGTCCAGATAATGAGCCCGTGATTTACACAGGGCATACAATGACATCACAAATTGTCTTCCGTAGCGTGATTGACATTATTAACAAGTATGCCTTTTTTGCTTCAGAATACCCTCTTATTTTGTGTTTAGAAAATCATTGTTCTATTAAGCAGCAGAAAGTGATGGTACAGcacatgaagaaaattttgggggaCAAACTGCATACGCAGTCTCCAAACATTGAAGAGTCGTATCTACCATCACCGGAATCACTTAAAGGGAAAATACTAATTAAAGCAAAGAAGCTTTCTGCTAATTGTTCTGGACTAGAGGGAGATGTTACAGATGAAGATGAAGGAGCAGAAATGTCACAGAGGGTGGCGAAAGAGGGGGTAGAACAGCAAAACTCAATTACAGGGAAACGattccagctctgcaaagaTCTCTCTGAGCTGGTAAGCATATGTAAATCAGTTCAGTTCAAAGAGTTTCAAGTTTCATTTCAGCTCCAGAAGTACTGGGAAGTGTGCTCTTTTAATGAAGTGCTTGCTAGCAAGTATGCCAATGAAAACCCAGGAGACTTTGTAAATTATAACAAACGTTTTCTTGCGAGGGTTTTCCCCAGTCCTATGAGGATTGACTCTAGTAATATGAATCCCCAGGACTTTTGGAAATGTGGTTGTCAGATAGTAGCAATGAACTTTCAAACCCCTGGCTTAATGATGGACCTTAACATAGGTTGGTTTCGACAAAATGGAAACTGTGGCTACGTCCTTCGTCCTGCTATCATGAGAGAAGAAGTTTCCTTCTTTAGCGCGAATACAAAAGACACCGTGCCTGGAGTTTCACCTCAGCTGCTTCATATTAAAATCATTAGTGGGCAAAACTTCCCTAAACCCAAAGGATCAGGTGCCAAAGGTGATGTTGTGGATCCTTATGTCTATGTCGAAATACATGGAATCCCTGCTGACTGTGCTGAGCAAAGGACGAAAACTATGCATCAGAACGGGGATAATCCAATTTTCGACGAAAGctttgaatttcaaataaatttacCAGAGCTAGCTATGGTGCGTTTTGTAGTGCTGGATGATGATTACATTGGGGACGAGTTTATTGGGCAGTACACTATTCCCTTTGAGTGTCTCCAGACTGGTTATCGGCACGTTCCTCTGCAGTCGTTGACTGGTGAAAGTTTAGCTCATGCTTCCTTGTTTGTGCATGTGGCCATTACTAATCGAAGGGGTGGTGGGAAACCTCATAAGAGGGGCCTCTCTGTGAGGAAGGGCAAGAAATCAAGGGAATATGCTTCTATGAGAACATTATGGATTAAAACAATAGATGAAGTATTCAAGAATGCCCTCCAACCTATTCGGGATGCTACGGATTTGAGAGAAAATATGCAGGTACAGTTTTATAATCAATTTATTGGTTCATGTGTGTACCTTTGTATTATGATGCATATGGAATACCTGCTTTTTGAAGTGTCTTGTATGTTGAACTATTTCAGTCTAATTCTGAACAGCTCTAAGAATGGATCATGTCAGAGGAGCATGTTAGGTGAACTGTCTACTGATGCAACTTTGAATGCACATGTGTATTTTCGTGAATGTGAAGTGGAAATATGACTCCAGAACTCAATCTTTATCCTGTATTGTTGAAGGAATATTAGAAATACACTAAAAGAAAGTATGGCAAtagtttagttttaaaaaattaagtagaaATGTGGGAGGACTATACAACAGATAGAGAAGGGAGACTTTAATGCTTATCAGAGACCTTATTTGTACGTCTAAGAATGCTTAGCATAGTTTCACCTAAGTTATGTTTTTCCTTTAGTCCCAAATAGAAGGCAGTACTTTCAAGAAAGATCCGTTTGCTTTCCATGATTCTTCCTACTTATGTTAGAAATACATGGCATTAGCACTGAGGTGTTAGAAGGCATCTTCTAGAAGAAGTTGTCCTACTTTAGATGTCATATTAGTAAACACATTGAATTTAGGGAAAAAGTGCAGTCTGAGGTGCTTTGTTTTGTGGAAGCCAAGAGATGTCACTTAAAAATGTGTCACTTGGAGATTCCAGGTACATAACCCCTTTTAGAAATGTATTAAAATTGAGTTTTAAAgttacatttaatttaataaaactttattttttaacttctgatGGAATACTAGTATTGATCAACAAAATTAAGAATCATCATTTCAAATGGACTGACCTATCAAATCCTCTTGATGTTATACAGTGTTGAAGGAAAAGAGATTAAAGGAAATGTCTGAGACCTGATTCTGAATTTGAAAGGCACATCAGTGTATATAAATTTCCTTCATTAATAATcttatgttaaaaatattctaatagTAATATAATTTTAGAGCTAATTTTATATGAAATAAGAAATTAGTACATCATTATGCAGCTCTCCCATTCCACTTGGTATATAAATTTGCTCTTCTAAAAGATAATTTACAAAATACAAGGCTGATACTTTGACTCATAAATGTTTCAAATTACAGGATCCATGTAAAATGAACTTTACCTGTAGTTAGCCTACTGAAGGTTAGAATTCTGTAGAATGAAGAGTACTGTATTTTAAGATACTTTTCAAGGAAGAGCTGAGTTGAGGAAGCAGTGAAAACATAGAATTTTGTCTAGCTACATTAAACTTTCCAATGTGCATGCTGCAGTATGCACAGTGTAATCATATAATTGAAAACAGACTCTACAGTGGGGCTTCTTTGAACATGAGAtattaaaaggtattttatgtattttattctgTCAGTTTGAAAGATGTGCTATCAACTAAATTTATCATTATCTCAAAATGCTATCAAGAAGGTGTTTTAAGCACATGAGGgaagattaatttttcttaactTTGCTAACAGATTATATAATGTGCACCATTTAAACTCTATGTAACTAAGTTTTTACAGctaataaaagcaaatatagCACTCAATTAAAATAAGTATCAATTTATGCCAGGGAATGtgagatttatttaatttttgtattactgaaattttgttttataaattgTAATGGTTTTTATGACCAATGTATCCTCAGAAGCCAGATTATAAAGGGCAAAGTTGgttagtttgattttttaatataagatggaataagaggaaaaaaagaaaatttgcagcAGCGAGTTTAATAGTTTCTCTAAATCTGTATAAGAATTGCCTCTTTTGAATCTTTTTGTTCCTATATTACCGTGACAAAAGCTGATGTCATAACTTCTAACATATTAATCACTGATAAAAGTATAATATGGGTGATTGATCTGGTTGTGATGTTTCATGTTTAAGTTACTTAACAGTATGAGGAATAGTCTCTGTATATTAAATTGGAAGTCCAAAGGCAGGAGTTACAGTAGTAGTACATATTAGTCCTGTCCTCCTGTCATTAATGAATATATACAGTCCCTGGGTCCTTGCTAACCTTTCTGTAAAATGGTTGTTCGTAATGGCTTATCTCAAGCCAAAAAGCCATGTACTTATCTTGAGCGAAATCTGTTTGAATGGATTTCCCAGTGTCTGTCTCTTGAGCTGTGTAATTATTGTGTCATTGAAGTGTACATCAGTTGATAAAAGACATTTCTGTTTCCTGGATATTTACTGAAAGTACACTCTAAGCGGCTGGGTAGGTGCAATTTTGTGTTCACATAATTTTTCATGAATATGCTGTGCATACAAATTTGGAAGTCTGCTTTGGTATTTTGTCTGATAAAGGGagagcaaaatatttcacatttgaTTCCTGTTTGAGTTAAGGTTGGCATTATGTCTTTCTAGGAGACATGTCCACAAATGAGTCTTACCATGCCATCAAGATGGAAAGTGGTTTGGATGAAAGTGAAAATTTGTATCTGAAACTCTGCCTGGGTGCAACATGAGAGAAAGGAGCACTGAGCACATTTGTAACTTAAATATACcatatattcatttttatttcctacagGAACACAAACTCCAGACCTGCCATAGATCACCAGTTCCCATTTGGTACAAAAATCCTAAATTCTATACGGTGCTGACAATATTCCCATCATGGAATGTCTGTAGCTACTTGGAGTCACACTGTATTTTCAATGCTGTAAACTTTCTTCAAGTTTAAACTTATGGAATTATATTCTACCATACTGGGTATAAAATATGACTTAAAAAGTCTTAGGGAAAGGTACAGAATCAGTATTTAAGTTAAGGCACCTTAAAAAATTCACTTAAGTGTGGCTCTATGATAGGAATACTTCAATAGTGGAGTGCTGGGTTTGTGAATCACACCATATGGAAGCCTGCAGATCCACAGCATGTCTGGACTGTAGTTCAGGTATGTTTAAAGTTACAAATGTGCTGAATTCCTCCTTTTGCTTCACTTTCCTTAATTGGGACATTCagcatctatttttttttttctcttggtggcatttaaaaatgtcttgaaaattttcaaaatatatacCACCATGTTTTAGAATCTGTTTATTTCCATAGTTAATGTTAGCCATGATAGAGAGGAGATATACTTGTTCTAAAtagatgttttttttctgtggcatGTACTGCATTCCTTGAAGttttaacatttctgtaaaatgtaTGTGTAATATTGGTTGGTGTCGAAAATGCCAGTTCTTCAGGGAAAAGCTGTGGTAATTGTAGCACAACCATTGTAGCTCAAGTCTAACAGTGAAGTATTTTATCCTGAAATGACAAGActttaaatttcatatttaaCTGTAAAGGAaactctttctttcctttttgcagAATGCAGTAGTTTCATTCAAAGAATTATGTGGCCTCTCTCCTGTAGCAAATCTTATGCAGTGCATTTTGGCTGTGTCTATGCACTTGGTTGGGCCTGATAATACACCCTTGGTAGTAGTGAATCTCAATGATCAGTATCCAACTATGGAGCTCCAAGGGATTGTTCCAGAGGTCTTGAAAAAGATTGTAACAGCATATGAAATGGTGAGTAGTTTTTTGTGGTTGTCTTATATTGTCTGTTTGAAAgactttttaaatgtatatttaatatactATACCATGCTTGTTTTAAAACCTGTGACTTCCTGTTTTAACCTGTGACTTCCTATTTCGTGCTTCATTACTTGTGCTTGAGTTATTCCCACGAATGTACAGCAATGGTAGTGTTTTCATACAGAGTAAAACATAGAGATTATTGATATACTGCATGCAAACACGTGCTTGTATGCTTCAGAAGGTAAAGTGGTTATTGTCAAGAGGATTTAACATGAAGAAGAGAATGTATTGATTTACCTGTTTTACAGTAGTTTGAAACTTACTTTGTATCTATAAACCTCTTACTGCTTTACATTTTTCACTTGGAGGACCTTGGTTTATTTTGGCTTTGGCTCAACATCGAATACAAGAATGTCAGGCGCTGCTTTTAGGCATTGTAGTTTTATAAGCACCTTGGCATGTAAAATTTTATACatgctcttttattttccttttctctatcTTTCTTACAGATGTCATTTGATTAGCCATTTTTACACATGTAAGCGTCTGTAACGTTAATTTCAGACATTATGTTTCAGTAAATACATAAATTGTGTCTTTAGAGACTGGAAATTAAACAtgttgcaggaaaaaaagaaagaagaactAACACACCAATAAATACTGATTTACATTGGCTTTGCATTAAtttgaaatgtggaaaaaagaTCCAGAAGAGTGTGATTTGATATGTACTCCTTACTTCCATTGAAGTAATCTGGCAGAATGTAactgtttatttattcatttatttaatgttttctttcatgtgatgataatttcataataattttGTGTGCTAAAATGAGAAACCTCACCTGGCAGCacttgccagaaaaaaaaaaggacaaaaattaaCCAGTATCCCAGTTTCGTATGTATCTTGTAAACTGCTTTCTAAAGAAAAGGTAGCTTTAGGATTATGCTATACCAAAGTGAAAAAACCACTCATTGATAATTAGCAATGTAGGCAGAGTTTGTGTAGTTCAGTGGTGCCGTAGATGACACAAAATCTGGTTGCAGTGATAGCAGAGCTACAAGAAGATAGTGCATATCCTCTTAGTGGTGGCTTACAGGATATCGCTGTAATTAGGATGTAAACAAGTTCGACTGTTGGGATTACAGCTGCAACAAGTAAAGAAGTTCTGTTTTCTTGCTGGAGATGTCTTTACCTGCAGTTTGTTCTGATGTGGTGATGCTGCTTGGTAGTGACTAAGCTATTCTAGGTACTTAAAATCATAGTTCTAAATCtggaatacattttttaaaatatcacttAGACAAAGGTGACTCCAGAAATCTTTACAATCTAAGTTTGCCTTGCTCTTTGGCTCTCACAtatgttttttcccccacacaTATTATACTCTATACATGATTTGAATATTTCTGTACTTGAGAAATCTATACTTCACTTATACATGTAAAAGTAATAGAATATTTACTGgcaaaaaaagcatttgtcCATCTTCTTGTCCCTAAAATGGAAGTACTCTATTTCAAAGAAAGAGTATGATAGTGCTTCTAGCTCTAAATGTTATTGAAGGTAAGTAAATTTAAggttattttaataaaatataagtTATAAGTTAAAATAATGAGATGCATTTAAATTTGTGACATTTGGCTTTTGCCAATACTGTGTTCAGTTTGACAAAAGATTGTAGGCAATTAAAATCTGTAGGGTATGCTGGAAAAGGAAGTCAGCCATGGGAGATATATTCCTGTGCTCTTATTTCTGAAAGGACATTGTGAAATAGTGGGAGACATCTGTATCATCCTTTCCTCAAtgagagaagaagaaatgtgaGTGTTTAGGTCATATATGGGTATTTGCCATAGGGCAGATGTTTAGAGTCTGACAGTTTTATAGATTGGGGGGAAGGGGTTGTATGATTTTGGTGTGTATTAATATAATGAGCCCTCAAAAGGACAAATCTTACCTCATTAGTTTTGACTTGGGATATTTTTGTCACGATTCATTAATACGTGGGTGTAAAATTCTGCTTAATAATGAGAGTTCTTCATGCCGAATTGAGAAAGGGCAGATGTACTGACAAAGTAATGATTACTTACTTGTCTTACTTTCTGCTGGCTTAGGCCTCAGTACAGGTCAGAATGATGTAACTCTGTACTTCCAGCGTGTCAGGTACTGTATGAAATCATGTggataaaaaaaatagatttcaaTGTTTATGAAACAAACCTGGATTGGTATATCATAAATGCATGCATAGGCTGTCACCACCTTGTGTGCCCTCTCAATGTGGCACATGTAATGGCATTCTCAAAGTGTGATTGTTTCAggtttatgatttttttttagctaatgAAGGGATTCTTACGTGTCAGAAATACTCTCTTTTCTATAAAATGATAATAAACATAGAAGGTAATTAAGATTTTaattattcagaattttttacaTTGGGAGTGCAAGAAGAACTCCTTGTTGCTCTGTCAAGTGGGAATGGAGGCAAGACCTTAACAGCAGGACAGTCAGTCCACCTTGAAATAATTGCAAATAAGTGCAATACTGCAGGGCcaatagaaaggaaaaagtatCTTCAGTGTATACgtagttttttttaaagaaacagtgaggtaaattataataaaatagtGTGTCAGtagatatttggggtttttatcttTAAACAAGTAGCACATAGTGCTTTCTTAAATTATCTGCATTCACTTAATGGAGGAGCTGTTAGTACTAGTCATGGGTTGAAAAATCCATGTTATAGGAACTGGAGTATCATTTCTGgataataaaaaccaaatataTCTAGGAATTTTTGAGAAAGGCAAAAATTGCaggtgtatttttctttaacttctcCATGCTCCTGAGTATTTTTCACCCTACCATCTTTTCACTgtttaataatgttttatttttccctcttgttcATGAACTTCAGCTTCCTTTATGTGATACTTCAGCATGCACTCTGTTGGTGTCATCACACCCATCACTGATCAGTGCTGCAGACTGAAGCTTGGAGTTAAGGCAAGTGCCTCTTCCACACCAttgcatgtttttaaaaatgtcttatAACCCTTCAGATAAACAGTAAGTAAACCTTAAAAGTTATACTATggcaagagaaaaaataaattatctcaCCCTCAGTCTGCAGCATTATTCAGTGATGAGTATAAGAGCACTTCAGAGATATGCTAGAGTACCATACATATAAAGCCAGATACTGTTGAGAACTTGACTGTCTCTGTTTGCCTTAGTGGAGGATGAAGTGTCCCATTTGCCGAGGATAGCGTTTTCTGAACTTTGCAAGCAGGCATTTACTTCTAAGAGAAAAACTAATACAGAACAGGCAGACAACTGTACCTGTGTGAAAAATCAGTAATGCTGCTACAGTAATTAGGATTAGATGTTATTAAATCCTAATTAGATAATGCTGTtagttccattttttttttccagtttttggggtggttttgaatttttttttcttttgaggtgATTTTGTAATTCAGAATGTCTACAGAAAGTGGTATaagtctgtattttatttaaatgaaatcagACAAGGTGAATAGATTTTGTATACATACCCTAGGGAAGGACATGAAAGCAGGTTGTGTTTATTGGTGCTGGGGGTTGAGAGataatgaaaatgagaaatattaaaagagAGTGACGCTATTAAATTGGAAAACACCATATCACTGGGGATGAGCAGTGCTGTAGTAAGCTTAAATCCGGTTACCTTATTCTTGGCTCTTTCCAGCTACTGACTCAATACAGCAGATTGCAGGTGCAGTCATGCAGAAGTTAACTTCATGTTACAGGGCTGGAAATTTCAGCAATGACATAAGCTAAATAAGATAGGCTATATTTTGAGCTTGAACTGGAAAGCAGAATATTTGACACTATAGCTGGTAGAGTTACAGACTGGTCTGATACTGATAGGGCTATTAAAAGCCTATCTAAAAGGGACTGATTGTCAAGGTTTTGGTTAAATGTTAGTAGTCCTCTCAAACTTCAGCTActgcttaaaattttaaatatcctTCACTTTTAAAACTTACCTTGATATTAATATAGATTATTTGAGCAGAGCTTTATTGGGCATGTTGGATTGAACTCCATAATTCTGAAGGAAGCCAAGGGTATATCCATTGCCTCTTTCACAGGACCTAAGGAAGAGTGATTAGCAGATTTGTTTTGAGTTACATTTAGCTCATAAAATCTGTATTAGTTTCCTGTTGTTGATGTAGGTCCTTGGTTATGGTAAATGTGCAAATACAGTGAGGAGGTTTACAGTCATGCTGTGATTATAGATTTGTATCTTGAGAAACAAATAGAGCAAGGCTTTTCTATTTCAGCTCAGCCTACTAATGTGTCAGAGTTATTCAGCTGAGAAGACTTTGTTCCCCAAATTACCCTTTGAGGTTGCAAACTTCTGGAGCAATCAAAAATGCTGGATGCAGTGCTGATAATTCTCTCCTAAAACTGAGTGAATATGTTGCTTCAACTCGTGCACAGGCCTAAATATTCAGTTTCTGGTTGGGTCAGAGGAGGCTGAGTTCAATGTCACCAGCCTCCTGTAGTAGAACCCAGTCTTTGGATATCACATGATTTTAAATCATGTGATAACATCTGCTCATCACTTGCATTGTGCACTTGAAGAAAATTCAGGTTTATCCATATAGTACCTTTCCTGAGGAGTATGTGACTGGCATAAACGATGATAGCTGTGTTCTGAGCCCAGGTGGTTCAGAATGTTGTCCTTGAGCCCATGACTTTGAAGTTGAGTT comes from Camarhynchus parvulus chromosome 2, STF_HiC, whole genome shotgun sequence and encodes:
- the PLCL2 gene encoding inactive phospholipase C-like protein 2 translates to MAEFGSGGGTGGGGLPSSPGPVQGRVAFKAGDGEGGGGGGGGGRSRFDSAGSRVSNGDCAQPGAGEEPGSAPPASPESSSKERGFSASQQREGKPGIPRRSSIIKDGTKQKRERKKTVSFSSMPTEKKISSASDCINAMVEGSELKKVRSNSRVYHRYFLLDADMQSLRWEPSKKDSEKAKIDIKSIKEVRTGKNTDIFRSNGIYDQISEDCAFSIIYGENYESLDLVANSADVANIWVTGLRYLISYGKHTLDMLGTTQDNMRTSWLSQMFSESDVDNLGHIPLCNAVQFIKDLNPGLKTNKIELKFKELHRSREKAGTEVTKEEFIEVFHELCTRPEIYFLLVQFSSNKEFLDTKDLMMFLEAEQGMAQVTEEISLEIIQKYEPAKEGQEKGCLSIDGFTNYLTSPDCHIFDPEHKKVCQDMKQPLSHYFINSSHNTYLIEDQFRGPSDITGYIRALKMGCRSVELDVWDGPDNEPVIYTGHTMTSQIVFRSVIDIINKYAFFASEYPLILCLENHCSIKQQKVMVQHMKKILGDKLHTQSPNIEESYLPSPESLKGKILIKAKKLSANCSGLEGDVTDEDEGAEMSQRVAKEGVEQQNSITGKRFQLCKDLSELVSICKSVQFKEFQVSFQLQKYWEVCSFNEVLASKYANENPGDFVNYNKRFLARVFPSPMRIDSSNMNPQDFWKCGCQIVAMNFQTPGLMMDLNIGWFRQNGNCGYVLRPAIMREEVSFFSANTKDTVPGVSPQLLHIKIISGQNFPKPKGSGAKGDVVDPYVYVEIHGIPADCAEQRTKTMHQNGDNPIFDESFEFQINLPELAMVRFVVLDDDYIGDEFIGQYTIPFECLQTGYRHVPLQSLTGESLAHASLFVHVAITNRRGGGKPHKRGLSVRKGKKSREYASMRTLWIKTIDEVFKNALQPIRDATDLRENMQNAVVSFKELCGLSPVANLMQCILAVSMHLVGPDNTPLVVVNLNDQYPTMELQGIVPEVLKKIVTAYEMMIHTIRTLVENTDSLYEKIVQCQKAAMEFHENLHNIGAREGLKERKLQKSVESFTWNITILKGQADLLKYAKNEALENLKQIHYATLSCGLNKPGTENAEISKPRRSLEVIPEKAGDENGE